In the Marinobacter sp. Arc7-DN-1 genome, GAAGCTGACGAACTGTCGGTACGTCGCCTGTTGTCACACGGTAGCCAGGATGAGGTCCGGGCCCAGTGGCAGCGATGGCAGGACGTTCGGGATCTTCTGCATGACGGCCACTCACCGGCCCATGGAGTGGATGTGAGTGTTGCTGTGCGTGAATTGCTCGATGGCCGAACGTCCGCTTCGGCGCGGTCCCAGGTCCTGCGGCCGAACACGAATGTTCGCCGCTGGCACTGGCCTGCCGTGGCCATGGTTGCCACGGCGCTGCTCGTTGGTTTTGGCGCTGGCGCAGGTTGGGATTCTTCTGATGTCGGGCCTGCCCAGCCAGCGACTTCTGCTGCGCCAGAGGTGCCGGCACCGGACCAGCCGGTCAGGGAGATTGCACTGCAGGGTCTGGATGATGAGCAGTGGGAGTACATGAGTCGTTATTTGCTGGAACACGCGCAGCACAACAGTGTCGGCGCCGGTCAGGGAGCCGTCGGCTATGCCCGCCTGGTCAGCGCCAATGGCAACGGTTACTGATCCCTGGAGTGAGTGTGATCATACGCAAAGCCCTGAGTGCTGTTTCCCGGAATCGGTCACTGTCATTGCTGATGGCCCTGGTGGTCTTGCTTACCGGCCCAGTGCCGGCGGCGGCTGCCGATGAAGAGGAAGCAGCGGCCTGGCTCGAACGCCTCGGTCCGGCTCTGAACATGACCTCCTATCGCGGCGTTTTCGTGTACGCCCGGGGTGACCGCGTGCATTCAATGCAGATTGCGCACCGTTACAATGACGGTGTTGTCGAGGAGCGGTTGGTTCTGCAGGACGGCGGCAGCGGCGAAATCGTCCGCAAGGGAATGAACGTGGTCTGCGTGCTTCCCGAAAGGGGCCGCATCAAACTTGATCAGGTTATCCCATCCGGTCCTTTCGCCGAGGCGTTTACCAGCCAGCTGGTGCCAGTGAGCCGCTGGTATCGTGCTGAAATGAAGGGTGAGGATCGGGTCGCGGGTTACGATGTGGTGACGGTGGCCCTTCGTGCGAAAGATCCCTACCGCTACAGTCACCGGTTGTGGCTGGAGAAGTCCACGGGGCTTCTGTTAAAGAGTCATGTGCGCAATGCCGAGGGCGAGGTTCTGGAGCATTTCCAGTTCACCAGTTTGCAGATCGGCGAAAACATCCCCGACAGTGAGTTTGAAATTCGCACCCGTGGCCGTGAAATTTCGAGGACGCTCGAGGGCTCGGCGCCTCAGGCATCGACTGTTCAGCGCATGGATGGCTGGCAGCTTGGCTGGCGACCGGACGGTTTCGTGCCGGCCGCGGCTCCGCGTTCTGGCAAGGGGAAGGCGGTTGCTTTCTCTGACGGCCTGGCGGCGTTTTCGGTCTTTGTTGAGCCCGCTGGCGCGGTAAACATGCCCACCGGCGCCTCCCGGATCGGTGCCACGACAGTCTATATGCGCAAGGTCTGGGATGAGGGCAGAGCATTTCTGGTCACTGTTGTCGGTGAATTGCCGCCACAAACCGCTCGCCAGGTTGCTGAATCCGTCCGGATCGAGAACGCATTGGCACTTGGTGCAGGTGGGTCATGATTACGGAAACGGGGAAAGTTGTTGCGCTCAAGGGCGACCGTGTCTGGGTTCGGACCATCCGCGCCAGTGCGTGTCAGAGCTGTGCTGCCCGTAATGGTTGCGGGCAGAAAGTGCTGGCAGCCGCAACCGGGGGGCGGGCGAATCAGATTCTGGTGACGAACACAATTAACGCCCGGGTCGGGGATGAGGTCACCATCGGAATTGATGAGCGGGCGCTGCTTGGTGCCTCGCTGGTAGTCTATGGGATCCCGCTGATTCTGATGGTGGTGGCGAGTGTTCTTGGCCACCATTTGTCTGGTGGGCAGGACAGTGCCGCCATGCTGGCCGCCGCAGGTGGCCTGGCCCTGGGTTTTGTGGTTGTACGCAAACTGCAGCGTCCCGGCACAACGGACTACGAGCCCCGGTTGGTTCGGGTTAACCGGATTTTCTCCCAAAACTGTCTATAAATCCTACCGTTTTTTAAGTTGAAATTCGGTGTCTTGACCCGAAAACTACTGCAAGGTCTTTGCTACACCAGGGAGTACAACATGTCGAGAACAACAGAAGTTGCCCCGCAGTCCCGGAATTTTCAGTCCGGTGGCGCACTGGCCATTCTGCTATTGGTGCTGTCCGTCATTGTGCTGACGGGTTGGAGTCAGGCAGGGTTGGCTCAGGGTTTGCCCGATTTTACCGAGCTTGTTGAAGATAACGCGGGCGCTGTGGTCAATATAAGCACGACCAGTGCGCCCAAGGCGGGGAACGCGCGGGGTATGCCGTTTGACGAGCGCCAGCTCGAACAGATGCCTGAATTTTTCCAGGACTTTTTCCGCGGCCCCCAGTCTCCCTTTGGTGGTGCTCCGGGGAACTCCCAGCCTCGCCGGTCCATGGGCTCCGGTTTTATTGTGTCTGAGGATGGCTACGTACTCACCAACAACCATGTGGTTGAAGGTGCCGATGAAATCATTGTTCGCCTGAATGACCGGAGGGAGCTGCCGGCAACACTGGTGGGGACAGATCCACGTTCCGACATGGCGGTTCTGAAAATCGAGAATGGTGAAGATTTGCCCGTGGTGAAAATAGGCCGCTCGAGCGAGTTGAAAGTCGGTGAATGGGTGTTTGCAATCGGGTCTCCGTTCGGTTTCGATTATACGGTGACCGCTGGAATCGTCAGCGCCCTGGGTCGTTCACTGCCGTCTGAGAATTATGTTCCCTTCATCCAGACCGACGTTGCCATTAATCCGGGCAATTCCGGTGGCCCCCTGTTCAATCTGGACGGTGAAGTGGTCGGCATCAATTCCCAGATCTACACCCGCTCCGGTGGTTTTATGGGCGTCTCTTTTGCCATCCCCATTGACGATGCCATGAACGTTTTCCGCCAGTTGCGCGACAAGGGCGTCGTTTCCCGCGGCTGGCTGGGTGTATTGATTCAGGAAGTGAATCGTGATCTGGCGGAGTCCTTCGGCCTTGAACGGCCAAGAGGCGCACTGATTGCCGAAGTCATGGCAGACTCTCCGGCGCAACAGGCGGGCCTGCAGGCGGGCGATATCGTGCTTAATTACGACGGTGAACCCGTTGAGCTTTCCTCGGACTTGCCGCCAATGGTGGGTCGCACTCCGGTCGGTGAAACGGCCAATCTCAGGGTGCTCCGTGGTGGCGAAGTCATTGAACTGGGTGTCGAAATCGGCCGGCTGCCCGAGGAAGGAAGCGAGCAGGCGGTAGTTCCTTCGGGTGGCAGTGGCGGCCCATCCTCTGCACCTCTGGGTATGAGGGTGGAGCCTCTGCCGGCGGATCTTGCCGATTCCCTCGGTGTTGATGGTGGGGTGATTGTTGCCGATGTCGCCCGTGGCGCCGCTTATGAAGCCGGCATCCGACCGAGAGACGTAATCACTGAAATCAACCGCAAGAAGGTTGCCTCCGTTGCAGATTTTCGTGAGGTGGTCCGGGCGCTGCCAGACGACAAGGCGGTCTCGGTGAGAGTGGTGCGGCAGGGTCGCGCGCTGTACCTGGTGATGAAGCCCTGACCCTGAGTCACTGAGCACCAGGCAGTCTCTGAAAGCCCCCGGATGTGTTGAAAACGACACACCCGGGGGCTTTTGTTATACTCGCTGTCATAAATATAAATGAGTGGCCACGGAACGGACCAGAACCCATGATAAACAGACAGGAACTCTCCCTCCGCAAGCTGCTGGAATTTCGTAATGCCTGGGTCGCGTGGCTGATTTTTGCAGTGGCGGTAGCCGTCACTATCCTGCTTTGGCAGGTCTCAATCAGGCTTGTTGAAGACCGCACCGAAGCCAGATTCCGCACCCAGTCACTGCAGTTGAAATCGGCCATCGAAGAGCGCCTCCTGAACTATGAGCAGGTACTGGCCGGAAGCGCCGGGCTTTTCGCCGTGGCCGGCGATGTGTCCCGGGACCAGTGGCGGGAATACGTCGACAAGGTTGATATCAACCGTTATTACCCCGGTATTCAGGGTATTGGCTATGTCCGTCGTATTGGCGTGCGGCAGATGGCCGATCATATTTCATCCGTTCGGGCTGAGGGTGTTCACAACTACCTGGTGAAGCCGCTTGGAAGCGGTCCCTATTACTACCCCATGGTCTATCTGGAACCGGGAACCGAACGGAATCGCCGCGCCCTGGGCTACGATGCCTTCAGTGATCCGATCCATCGCCGGGCCATGGAACGGGCCCGTGAT is a window encoding:
- a CDS encoding MucB/RseB C-terminal domain-containing protein encodes the protein MALVVLLTGPVPAAAADEEEAAAWLERLGPALNMTSYRGVFVYARGDRVHSMQIAHRYNDGVVEERLVLQDGGSGEIVRKGMNVVCVLPERGRIKLDQVIPSGPFAEAFTSQLVPVSRWYRAEMKGEDRVAGYDVVTVALRAKDPYRYSHRLWLEKSTGLLLKSHVRNAEGEVLEHFQFTSLQIGENIPDSEFEIRTRGREISRTLEGSAPQASTVQRMDGWQLGWRPDGFVPAAAPRSGKGKAVAFSDGLAAFSVFVEPAGAVNMPTGASRIGATTVYMRKVWDEGRAFLVTVVGELPPQTARQVAESVRIENALALGAGGS
- a CDS encoding DegQ family serine endoprotease, whose translation is MSRTTEVAPQSRNFQSGGALAILLLVLSVIVLTGWSQAGLAQGLPDFTELVEDNAGAVVNISTTSAPKAGNARGMPFDERQLEQMPEFFQDFFRGPQSPFGGAPGNSQPRRSMGSGFIVSEDGYVLTNNHVVEGADEIIVRLNDRRELPATLVGTDPRSDMAVLKIENGEDLPVVKIGRSSELKVGEWVFAIGSPFGFDYTVTAGIVSALGRSLPSENYVPFIQTDVAINPGNSGGPLFNLDGEVVGINSQIYTRSGGFMGVSFAIPIDDAMNVFRQLRDKGVVSRGWLGVLIQEVNRDLAESFGLERPRGALIAEVMADSPAQQAGLQAGDIVLNYDGEPVELSSDLPPMVGRTPVGETANLRVLRGGEVIELGVEIGRLPEEGSEQAVVPSGGSGGPSSAPLGMRVEPLPADLADSLGVDGGVIVADVARGAAYEAGIRPRDVITEINRKKVASVADFREVVRALPDDKAVSVRVVRQGRALYLVMKP
- a CDS encoding SoxR reducing system RseC family protein yields the protein MITETGKVVALKGDRVWVRTIRASACQSCAARNGCGQKVLAAATGGRANQILVTNTINARVGDEVTIGIDERALLGASLVVYGIPLILMVVASVLGHHLSGGQDSAAMLAAAGGLALGFVVVRKLQRPGTTDYEPRLVRVNRIFSQNCL
- a CDS encoding sigma-E factor negative regulatory protein is translated as MDDRLRETLSAMMDDEADELSVRRLLSHGSQDEVRAQWQRWQDVRDLLHDGHSPAHGVDVSVAVRELLDGRTSASARSQVLRPNTNVRRWHWPAVAMVATALLVGFGAGAGWDSSDVGPAQPATSAAPEVPAPDQPVREIALQGLDDEQWEYMSRYLLEHAQHNSVGAGQGAVGYARLVSANGNGY